The Nocardia sp. XZ_19_385 genome window below encodes:
- a CDS encoding lipase family protein has translation MALSIIAVGLFAAPSNAEPLYPQPDPDPFYSVPADLGRFAPGDVVRTRRIDTAIYVGTEGWQVAFRSTNSQGNPILGMTTVLLPIGVRNPPLVSYQALINSLGSRCNPSRSLFNGELQDAPGAMLPIGRGWAVSMPDYLGPNVAYGAGRLSGMVTLDSVKAVQRATELGLGTSPVAIAGYSGGGMATGWAAALQPTYAPDLKIAAVVAGGIPADLEQMALGLGFEPHPGFGLAFAAAMGLEREYPQRLPISDQLNENGLWFREFTHDACRRFLLFHGAFRSADQLAATKSLMDSPVAREVLHENSLRYFDGVPTAPTYIWQGRYDTLTPYNTVEETADRYCRAGAPVKLVTYDIAEHMTAAAAGFTEAWNYVESRFRNEPVPTSC, from the coding sequence ATGGCGCTGAGCATCATCGCCGTCGGCTTGTTCGCCGCGCCGAGCAATGCCGAACCGCTATATCCGCAACCAGATCCGGATCCCTTCTACTCGGTGCCGGCCGACCTCGGCCGTTTCGCACCCGGTGACGTGGTGCGCACCCGCCGCATCGACACCGCCATCTACGTCGGCACCGAGGGCTGGCAGGTCGCCTTCCGGTCCACCAATTCACAGGGCAACCCGATCCTGGGCATGACCACTGTGCTGCTGCCCATCGGCGTTCGCAACCCACCGCTGGTCTCCTACCAGGCGCTGATCAATTCCCTTGGCTCGCGCTGCAACCCGTCGCGGTCGCTGTTCAACGGCGAGCTGCAGGACGCGCCCGGCGCGATGCTGCCGATCGGCCGTGGCTGGGCCGTCTCGATGCCGGACTACCTGGGCCCCAATGTCGCCTACGGCGCCGGCCGGCTCAGCGGCATGGTCACCCTGGACAGCGTCAAGGCGGTCCAGCGCGCCACCGAACTGGGCCTGGGGACTTCCCCGGTCGCCATCGCGGGCTACTCCGGCGGCGGCATGGCCACCGGCTGGGCCGCCGCGTTGCAGCCCACCTACGCACCCGATCTGAAGATCGCCGCGGTCGTCGCGGGCGGTATCCCCGCCGATCTGGAGCAGATGGCCCTCGGCCTCGGCTTCGAGCCGCACCCCGGCTTCGGCCTCGCCTTCGCCGCGGCCATGGGCCTGGAGCGGGAATACCCGCAGCGCCTGCCGATTTCGGACCAGCTCAACGAAAACGGTTTGTGGTTCCGGGAATTCACCCATGATGCCTGCCGTCGCTTCCTGCTGTTCCACGGCGCCTTCCGCAGCGCCGACCAGCTGGCCGCCACCAAGAGCCTGATGGACAGCCCCGTGGCCCGGGAAGTACTGCACGAGAACAGCTTGCGCTACTTCGACGGCGTCCCGACCGCCCCCACCTACATCTGGCAGGGCCGCTACGACACCCTGACGCCCTACAACACCGTCGAGGAAACCGCCGACCGCTACTGCCGTGCCGGCGCGCCGGTCAAGCTGGTGACCTATGACATCGCCGAGCACATGACCGCCGCGGCGGCCGGCTTCACCGAAGCGTGGAACTACGTGGAATCGCGCTTCCGCAACGAGCCGGTACCCACCAGCTGCTGA
- a CDS encoding STM4012 family radical SAM protein, with the protein MTTMTRPRPYQSYVYGYPHKTAYRPLDDRPLLTDLWAQEPTEALSLYAHIPFCEYRCGFCNLFTRIGAPDDLTGRYLDALERQAIAVRTALGDRPARFTAAAFGGGTPTYLSADELTRLCDIAEQRMGADLRAIPLSVETSPTTATTDRLAVLAERGATRVSIGVQSFIDSEAKAAVRPQRRDEVEAALERIRAARIPVLNIDLIYGIEGQTENTWRTSLQAALAWQPEELYLYPLYVRPLTGLGKLGTAAEEDWDEQRLRLYRIGRDLLLENGYEQTSMRMFQRIGAPSIGPGDYACQTDGMIGLGCGARSYTAGLHYSFDYAVAPREVRGIIDSYTRTTEFSRAEVGRRIDEDEARRRHLLQSLLQAEGMDVVGYRTRFGADPSEHFAAELDEFAALGWLDTAAGPSRLRLSAEGLAYSDALGPRLFSPAVRTAMASYELR; encoded by the coding sequence ATGACCACGATGACCCGCCCGCGCCCGTACCAGAGCTACGTCTACGGCTACCCGCACAAGACGGCATACCGCCCGCTCGACGACCGGCCACTCCTCACCGACCTCTGGGCGCAGGAACCGACCGAAGCGCTGTCGCTCTACGCGCACATCCCGTTCTGCGAATACCGTTGCGGCTTCTGCAATCTGTTCACCCGCATCGGCGCACCGGACGATCTGACCGGCCGCTACCTCGACGCGCTCGAACGCCAAGCGATCGCCGTCCGGACGGCCCTGGGCGACCGTCCCGCCCGGTTCACGGCGGCGGCGTTCGGCGGCGGCACACCCACCTATCTCAGCGCCGACGAGTTGACCCGGCTCTGCGATATCGCCGAACAGCGGATGGGCGCCGACCTGCGAGCCATCCCGCTCTCGGTGGAAACCTCACCAACCACCGCCACCACCGACCGGCTCGCCGTCCTGGCCGAGCGCGGCGCGACCCGGGTCAGCATCGGCGTGCAAAGTTTCATCGACAGCGAAGCCAAGGCGGCGGTGCGCCCACAACGCCGCGACGAGGTGGAGGCCGCGCTGGAGCGAATCCGGGCGGCCCGCATCCCGGTACTGAATATCGACCTGATCTACGGCATCGAGGGCCAGACCGAAAACACCTGGCGCACTTCGCTACAGGCGGCACTGGCGTGGCAGCCCGAGGAGCTCTACCTCTACCCGCTGTACGTGCGCCCGCTGACCGGACTCGGCAAACTCGGCACTGCCGCCGAGGAAGACTGGGACGAGCAGCGCCTGCGCCTCTACCGCATTGGTCGCGACCTGCTCCTTGAGAACGGCTATGAGCAGACCTCGATGCGCATGTTCCAGCGCATCGGTGCGCCCTCTATCGGCCCCGGCGATTACGCCTGCCAAACCGACGGCATGATCGGTCTCGGCTGCGGCGCCCGCTCCTACACCGCGGGCCTGCACTACTCCTTCGACTACGCGGTAGCGCCGCGCGAGGTCCGGGGGATTATCGACAGTTACACGCGGACAACAGAGTTCAGCCGAGCCGAAGTCGGCCGCAGGATCGACGAGGACGAAGCCCGGCGGCGGCATCTGCTGCAATCGCTGTTGCAGGCCGAGGGGATGGATGTTGTCGGCTACCGCACCCGCTTCGGTGCCGATCCTAGCGAGCACTTCGCCGCGGAACTCGACGAGTTCGCCGCTCTGGGCTGGCTGGACACGGCTGCTGGGCCATCGCGGTTGCGACTATCGGCCGAGGGCTTGGCTTACTCCGACGCGCTAGGCCCCCGACTGTTCTCACCAGCGGTGCGCACTGCCATGGCCTCCTACGAGCTGCGGTGA
- a CDS encoding multicopper oxidase family protein: MSRRGFLGAAVAAAGVAATGWAGGARLLGLGDPGLLLPSQVALPRPFATELPIPRVLEPIRRDAGADYYEIIQRSTELDILPGLRTPAWTYGGSFPGPTIVARSGRKSVVRHRNELDQPAVVHLHGGHTPADSDGYPMDLILPAHAASHAMHHAGRDVAAGQRDYSYPNQQGAATLWYHDHRHGGTGYALWQGLAGFHLIHDDEQDALGLPTGARDLPLMITDRSFAADGSFRYPRAAAHQHGVTAPYMNGVLGDVILVNGAPWPVARVDAARYRLRLLNASNARRYRLELDPQPPGGGALVQVGSDGGLLGRPVAHDRLEISPAERFDIVVDFSRYRPGTRVRLLNRLGSGSTAEVMSFDITGPTGDNPPLPERLSTGPSLDPARAVAARTFHFQLRPDHGWTINGLPYEAGRVLARPRLGTVEIWRLISDFHHPIHLHLDPFLVLSRNNRAPRPADTGWKDTVDLRPAEAVEIAVRFTDHAGTYMLHCHNAEHEDMAMMADFVTE, from the coding sequence ATGTCCCGACGTGGCTTTCTGGGTGCGGCGGTCGCGGCCGCCGGTGTCGCCGCGACCGGTTGGGCGGGCGGTGCGCGCCTGCTCGGTCTGGGCGATCCCGGGTTGCTCCTGCCGAGCCAGGTGGCACTCCCCCGGCCGTTCGCCACCGAACTGCCCATTCCCCGGGTGCTCGAACCGATCCGCCGCGACGCCGGCGCCGACTATTACGAAATCATCCAGCGCTCAACCGAACTGGATATCCTGCCCGGCCTGCGTACACCCGCCTGGACCTATGGCGGCAGCTTCCCGGGGCCCACCATCGTCGCCCGATCGGGCCGCAAATCCGTAGTCCGGCACCGCAACGAGCTCGACCAGCCCGCGGTGGTTCATCTCCATGGCGGGCACACACCCGCCGACAGCGACGGCTACCCGATGGACCTCATCCTGCCCGCCCACGCGGCATCGCACGCGATGCACCACGCGGGCCGTGATGTGGCGGCCGGACAGCGCGACTACAGCTATCCGAATCAGCAAGGTGCGGCGACACTTTGGTATCACGATCATCGTCATGGCGGCACTGGGTACGCCCTCTGGCAGGGCCTGGCCGGCTTCCACCTGATCCACGACGACGAGCAGGACGCACTCGGCCTGCCCACCGGCGCGCGCGATCTGCCGCTGATGATCACCGACCGCTCCTTCGCCGCCGACGGGTCGTTCCGGTATCCCCGCGCCGCCGCGCATCAGCACGGTGTGACCGCCCCGTACATGAACGGCGTGCTCGGCGACGTCATCCTGGTCAACGGCGCCCCGTGGCCGGTGGCTCGGGTGGACGCGGCTCGCTACCGTCTGCGACTGCTCAACGCCTCCAATGCTCGCCGCTATCGCCTCGAACTCGACCCGCAACCCCCCGGCGGCGGTGCGCTGGTGCAGGTCGGTTCCGACGGCGGTCTGCTCGGGCGGCCGGTCGCACACGACCGGCTCGAAATCTCGCCCGCCGAACGGTTCGACATCGTCGTCGACTTCTCCCGCTACCGGCCAGGCACCCGGGTACGCCTGCTGAACCGGCTGGGCAGCGGTTCCACCGCCGAGGTCATGTCCTTCGACATCACAGGCCCAACCGGGGACAACCCTCCGCTACCCGAACGATTGAGCACCGGGCCCAGCCTCGACCCGGCCCGAGCCGTCGCCGCCCGCACCTTCCATTTCCAGCTGCGCCCCGACCACGGCTGGACCATCAACGGCCTGCCCTACGAAGCCGGGCGCGTGCTCGCCCGCCCTCGCCTGGGCACCGTCGAGATCTGGCGCTTGATCAGCGATTTCCACCATCCGATCCATCTGCATCTGGACCCGTTCCTGGTGCTCTCGCGCAACAACCGCGCCCCGCGTCCCGCCGACACCGGCTGGAAGGACACCGTCGACCTGCGGCCTGCCGAGGCGGTCGAGATCGCGGTGCGCTTCACCGACCACGCGGGCACCTACATGCTGCACTGCCACAATGCCGAGCACGAGGACATGGCGATGATGGCCGACTTCGTCACCGAGTAG
- the galT gene encoding galactose-1-phosphate uridylyltransferase — protein sequence MADGRTIRYYDAAPVARLAVDTRDLPAAHTSSQARFDPLLGEWVVVASHRQSRTFLPPADLCPLCPSTPERATEIPETDYQIAVFDNRFPSLTPVHSELPESVQAAPQTLLRDGFGKCEVVCFTSAHDSSFAQLEPDRVRLVVDVWAERTAELASLDGIGQVFCFENSGADIGVTLAHPHGQIYAYPFVTPRVAKIAANVAKYRKAHAANLFGDVLAAERAAGIRVVAANEEWTAFVPPFARWPYEVQLYPHRQVADIPDLDDAQRAAFARLYPDVLRSFARRFPAPMPYVAAWNQAPTPNSGVPRQDWWLHLQLFSIRRAADKLKYLAGSESGMNVFISDTTPEQVAAELREVR from the coding sequence TTGGCCGACGGCCGGACCATCCGGTACTACGACGCCGCACCCGTGGCGCGGCTCGCCGTCGACACCCGGGACCTGCCGGCCGCGCACACCAGCTCGCAGGCCCGGTTCGATCCACTGCTGGGCGAGTGGGTGGTGGTCGCCTCGCATCGGCAGTCACGCACCTTTCTGCCGCCCGCGGATCTGTGCCCGCTGTGCCCGTCGACACCCGAGCGAGCCACCGAGATTCCCGAAACCGATTACCAGATAGCGGTTTTCGACAATCGGTTCCCGTCGCTGACGCCGGTGCACAGCGAGCTGCCGGAGTCGGTGCAGGCTGCGCCGCAGACGCTGTTGCGGGATGGGTTCGGCAAGTGCGAGGTGGTGTGCTTCACCAGCGCCCACGATTCGTCGTTCGCCCAGCTGGAACCGGATCGGGTGCGGCTGGTCGTGGACGTGTGGGCCGAGCGCACCGCGGAACTGGCGAGCCTCGACGGTATCGGGCAGGTGTTCTGTTTCGAGAACTCCGGGGCGGATATCGGAGTCACGCTGGCGCATCCGCACGGGCAGATCTACGCCTACCCGTTCGTGACGCCGCGGGTCGCCAAGATCGCCGCCAATGTCGCGAAATACCGGAAGGCACACGCCGCCAACCTGTTCGGTGACGTGCTCGCCGCCGAACGCGCGGCCGGGATCCGGGTCGTCGCGGCCAACGAGGAGTGGACGGCGTTCGTGCCGCCGTTCGCGCGCTGGCCCTACGAGGTGCAGCTGTACCCGCATCGCCAGGTCGCCGACATCCCCGACCTCGACGACGCCCAGCGCGCCGCGTTCGCCCGGCTCTACCCGGATGTGCTGCGCAGCTTCGCCCGGCGCTTCCCCGCCCCGATGCCGTATGTGGCAGCCTGGAACCAGGCACCGACCCCGAATTCCGGTGTGCCCCGGCAGGACTGGTGGCTGCACCTGCAGCTGTTCTCGATCCGGCGGGCAGCGGACAAACTGAAGTATCTGGCGGGCTCGGAATCGGGCATGAATGTGTTCATCAGCGATACCACGCCCGAACAGGTCGCGGCGGAACTGCGGGAGGTGCGGTGA
- a CDS encoding amidohydrolase family protein, with translation MRTIIRGAQVFDGERTLGRTDVVLHDDVIASIGSTEGTADVEIDGTGRTLLPGLIDAHTHVFEGSLAEALRHGVTTELDMFCLPEVLAAQRRLAAERDDIADFRSAGTLATAPHGHPTQLLAAMAGMLDGVSTAVDFVSDPADAPAFVEARLAEGADYLKIVIDDGAVHGVDLPVMSPETVAALTDSAHERGLRVIAHAITAAEVKIALDAGIDGLAHVWTDVAPGDPTTRALAEQIRAQGVFVVTTLAYFEAISAFQVDTADCARPGSSANAVDAVRALHRAGVPLLAGTDATPFVPTHGAGLHRELELLVDAGIGTEQVLAAATSVPAQHFGLQDRGRVAAGLRADLVLVEGDPTRDITAAGQIAEVWRRGVRQQRDFGRI, from the coding sequence ATGCGCACAATCATTCGCGGAGCCCAGGTGTTCGACGGCGAGCGCACACTGGGCCGCACCGATGTGGTCCTGCACGACGACGTGATCGCGTCGATCGGCAGCACGGAGGGCACGGCCGACGTCGAGATCGACGGCACCGGCCGCACCCTGCTACCGGGCCTGATCGACGCGCACACCCATGTCTTCGAAGGCAGCCTCGCCGAAGCATTGCGGCACGGCGTCACCACCGAACTCGACATGTTCTGCCTGCCGGAGGTGCTCGCCGCACAACGCCGCCTGGCAGCCGAACGCGATGACATCGCCGACTTCCGCAGCGCGGGCACCCTGGCCACCGCACCGCACGGGCATCCGACGCAGTTGCTCGCGGCGATGGCGGGCATGCTGGACGGCGTCAGCACCGCGGTCGACTTCGTCTCCGACCCGGCTGACGCACCGGCCTTCGTCGAAGCTCGACTGGCCGAGGGCGCCGACTATCTCAAGATCGTCATCGACGACGGCGCCGTCCACGGCGTGGATCTCCCCGTCATGTCGCCGGAAACCGTAGCCGCCCTGACGGATTCGGCGCACGAGCGCGGTCTGCGGGTCATCGCGCACGCCATCACCGCCGCGGAGGTGAAGATCGCCCTGGACGCGGGCATCGACGGCCTGGCCCACGTCTGGACCGACGTCGCCCCGGGCGATCCCACCACCCGGGCGCTGGCCGAACAGATCCGCGCCCAGGGCGTCTTCGTCGTCACCACCCTTGCCTACTTCGAAGCGATCAGCGCATTCCAGGTGGACACCGCCGACTGCGCCCGCCCCGGCAGCTCCGCCAACGCGGTCGACGCCGTACGCGCCCTGCACCGCGCCGGCGTCCCGCTGCTGGCGGGCACCGACGCCACGCCGTTCGTCCCCACCCACGGCGCGGGTCTGCATCGCGAACTGGAGCTCCTGGTCGACGCCGGAATCGGCACCGAGCAGGTCCTCGCCGCGGCCACCAGCGTGCCCGCCCAGCATTTCGGGCTCCAGGACCGCGGCCGCGTCGCCGCCGGCTTGCGCGCCGATCTCGTTCTGGTGGAGGGAGATCCGACCCGGGACATCACCGCTGCCGGGCAGATCGCCGAGGTGTGGCGGCGCGGAGTCCGGCAGCAGCGCGACTTCGGCCGGATCTGA
- the galK gene encoding galactokinase, whose amino-acid sequence MDVAAMSAGGIWAAPGRVNIIGEHTDYNGGYCLPMALPQVVRCTAMPRTDGLVRVGSQQHPGERVEVAVAGLAEAPVKGWARYPLGVVYEYHRRGHRIPGVDLELDGSVPIGAGLSSSAAIECSVAIALRDLFELSVSDADLIDIANKAENDYVGAPTGTLDQTASIRCRAGHALFLDAGTGETAQVPFDLAAARLSLLIVDTNTPHALVDGEYARRRRECEAAAAELGVARLRDVTDVRAVAALTDPVLRRRARHVVSENARVLAVVEALRDGRDPRTIGPILTAAHTSLRDDFMVSTAQLDTAVDAALDAGAHGARMVGGGFGGSIIALIDAAAKDRVVTEIETRFRAAFFADPRAFVAIPSAGAHRVDQT is encoded by the coding sequence ATGGATGTGGCGGCGATGAGCGCGGGCGGTATCTGGGCCGCCCCGGGCCGGGTCAACATCATCGGCGAGCACACCGACTACAACGGGGGCTACTGCCTGCCCATGGCGTTGCCGCAGGTGGTGCGATGTACCGCGATGCCGAGAACCGACGGTCTGGTGCGAGTGGGCTCGCAGCAGCATCCCGGCGAGCGGGTCGAGGTGGCGGTCGCCGGGCTGGCCGAGGCGCCCGTAAAGGGCTGGGCCCGTTATCCGCTCGGGGTGGTGTACGAGTATCACCGCCGGGGACACCGGATTCCGGGGGTCGATCTGGAACTCGACGGGTCGGTGCCGATCGGGGCGGGATTGTCCTCCTCGGCGGCGATCGAGTGCTCGGTGGCGATCGCGTTGCGCGATCTGTTCGAGCTATCGGTGTCCGACGCCGACCTCATCGATATCGCGAACAAGGCCGAGAACGATTATGTGGGCGCGCCCACCGGAACCCTCGACCAGACCGCGTCCATCCGCTGCAGAGCGGGGCATGCGCTGTTCCTCGACGCCGGGACGGGCGAAACCGCCCAGGTGCCTTTCGATCTCGCGGCGGCTCGGCTGTCGCTGCTGATCGTCGACACGAACACACCGCATGCGCTGGTGGACGGCGAATACGCGCGGCGGCGGCGGGAATGTGAGGCCGCCGCAGCCGAATTGGGCGTCGCCCGGCTCCGCGACGTGACCGATGTCCGGGCGGTAGCGGCGCTCACCGACCCCGTCCTGAGACGGCGGGCCCGGCACGTGGTGAGCGAAAACGCCAGGGTCCTGGCCGTTGTGGAGGCGCTGCGGGACGGGCGCGACCCGCGCACCATCGGACCGATCCTGACCGCCGCGCACACCTCGTTGCGTGACGACTTCATGGTCTCGACCGCCCAGCTCGACACCGCGGTCGACGCCGCGCTCGACGCCGGCGCGCACGGGGCCCGGATGGTGGGCGGCGGATTCGGCGGGAGCATCATCGCGCTCATCGACGCCGCAGCCAAGGATCGCGTTGTCACCGAGATCGAAACCCGTTTCCGGGCAGCCTTTTTCGCGGACCCTCGAGCGTTCGTCGCGATACCTTCGGCCGGAGCGCACCGGGTGGATCAGACGTGA
- a CDS encoding STM4011 family radical SAM protein, whose protein sequence is MDLTILYRGPLASCDYDCPYCPFAKRRDSRDQLRADRAALERFSKWVADQRGDRLSILFTPWGEGLVRSWYRRTLVEFSQLPHVRRVAIQTNLSCRTDWLTEADPETLALWCTYHPDQTPYDRFVDKCAELAHKGIRFSVGVVGFPEHLDTARRLRADLPEHVYLWVNAPEGHQLSDADAAAWLELDPLFEYSLHPHRSAGMPCRTGESVISVDGDGTVRRCHFVRAELGNLYDGSYREALRPRSCPLAVCDCHIGYVHMETLPLYDVFAGGVLERIPARPNEAPIELARAQHSIVRPTEWSPMPLRPA, encoded by the coding sequence ATGGATTTGACGATTCTCTATCGCGGGCCGCTGGCCTCGTGCGACTACGACTGCCCGTACTGTCCGTTCGCCAAACGCCGTGATAGCCGGGACCAGCTGCGGGCCGATCGCGCCGCATTGGAGCGGTTCTCGAAGTGGGTGGCCGACCAGCGCGGCGACCGGCTGTCGATCCTGTTCACGCCGTGGGGCGAGGGTTTGGTCCGTTCTTGGTATCGGCGGACTCTCGTCGAGTTTTCGCAGCTGCCGCACGTGCGGCGGGTGGCGATTCAGACCAACCTGAGCTGCCGCACCGATTGGCTCACCGAGGCCGACCCCGAAACTCTCGCTCTGTGGTGCACCTACCATCCTGACCAGACGCCGTACGATCGGTTCGTCGACAAATGTGCGGAGCTGGCGCACAAGGGGATTCGATTCAGCGTCGGGGTGGTGGGATTCCCGGAGCATCTGGATACCGCTCGCAGGCTGCGCGCGGACCTGCCCGAGCACGTCTACCTCTGGGTGAACGCACCAGAGGGACACCAGCTCTCCGACGCGGACGCCGCCGCATGGCTCGAGCTCGACCCACTATTCGAGTACAGCTTGCACCCGCATCGCTCTGCTGGAATGCCTTGCCGCACCGGCGAGTCGGTGATCTCGGTGGACGGTGACGGCACCGTTCGTCGCTGCCACTTCGTTCGCGCGGAGCTCGGGAACCTGTACGACGGTTCGTACCGGGAAGCGTTGCGCCCACGGTCCTGCCCACTTGCCGTGTGCGACTGCCACATCGGCTACGTGCACATGGAGACACTGCCGCTCTACGACGTTTTCGCGGGCGGCGTGCTGGAACGGATTCCCGCGCGTCCGAACGAGGCACCCATAGAGCTAGCTAGGGCGCAGCACTCAATCGTGCGCCCCACCGAGTGGTCACCGATGCCCCTGCGGCCAGCTTGA
- the sigJ gene encoding RNA polymerase sigma factor SigJ, which yields MTSIPPDSGTATDQFLGYRELLFSVVYNMLGSVADTEDVLQEVWLAWTARHTSDATTVENPRAYLVRIAANQALARRAVLSKRKETYVGPWLPEPLVAAADDSAATVERAESLSMAMLVVLETLSPLERAVFVLHEVFGFQHPEIAEMLDRSPAAVRQLATRARRHVHARRPRHSAPPQLQAQVTERFAAAALGGDLQALLEILAPDVTLWTDGGGKGPALNLRPVHGRESVAAVFMSVAAAVPEGLDLRYRRVAGDACALVFSGDSPLAVVVVDLTPDGERIAAVYSITNPDKLTSIN from the coding sequence ATGACATCCATTCCGCCGGACTCCGGCACCGCCACTGATCAGTTCCTCGGCTACCGGGAGCTGCTGTTCTCGGTGGTCTACAACATGCTGGGCAGTGTCGCCGACACCGAGGACGTGCTGCAGGAGGTGTGGCTGGCGTGGACGGCGCGCCACACCTCGGACGCGACGACCGTGGAGAACCCGCGCGCCTATCTGGTGCGGATCGCCGCGAACCAGGCGCTGGCGCGGCGCGCCGTGCTGAGTAAGCGCAAGGAAACCTATGTGGGCCCGTGGCTTCCGGAGCCACTGGTCGCCGCCGCGGACGACAGCGCGGCCACCGTCGAGCGCGCCGAGTCGCTGTCGATGGCGATGCTGGTCGTCCTGGAAACACTGTCGCCACTGGAGCGGGCGGTGTTCGTGCTGCACGAGGTCTTCGGGTTTCAGCATCCGGAGATCGCGGAAATGCTGGATCGCTCCCCCGCCGCGGTGCGCCAGCTGGCGACGCGCGCTCGTCGTCACGTCCATGCCCGCAGGCCCCGGCACAGCGCTCCCCCGCAGCTGCAGGCTCAGGTGACCGAGCGGTTCGCGGCGGCCGCTCTCGGTGGCGACTTGCAGGCGCTGCTGGAAATCCTGGCGCCGGATGTGACCCTGTGGACCGATGGTGGCGGCAAGGGGCCCGCCCTCAATCTGCGACCGGTGCACGGCCGGGAAAGTGTTGCCGCAGTGTTCATGTCGGTCGCCGCGGCGGTGCCGGAAGGGCTGGACCTGCGCTACCGCCGGGTGGCGGGCGACGCGTGCGCGCTGGTGTTTTCCGGTGACAGCCCGCTCGCGGTCGTGGTCGTGGACCTCACGCCGGACGGCGAGCGCATCGCCGCCGTCTATTCGATCACCAATCCGGACAAGCTCACCAGCATCAACTGA
- a CDS encoding aldose 1-epimerase family protein: MPSGQQFRIAWGRQEAIIVEVGGGIREYRVGSREVFQPYDVTAIADGAHGAVLIPWPNRLRDGKYHFGGSEYQVPLTEPSKSNAIHGFLRWRPWVATARAEHEVTMRTTVYPRPDYPFHLDVAVHYALSEAGLTVTTTATNAGTIPAPYGCGHHPYLSPGSGPIDDAILHLDAATRIRTDPYRQLPAGIEPVTDTPKFDFTSPRQVGSTEIDHAFTDLARDDDGRAWVRLRGTDSQVAELWVDESYPLIQLFTADSLGHAHRRTGLAAEPMTCPPNAFQSGDGLIKLAAGASVTTRWGARLSAAP, encoded by the coding sequence GTGCCGTCCGGGCAGCAGTTCCGGATCGCCTGGGGTAGGCAGGAAGCGATCATCGTCGAGGTCGGCGGCGGCATTCGTGAGTACCGGGTGGGTTCGCGCGAGGTATTCCAGCCCTACGATGTCACCGCGATCGCCGACGGCGCGCACGGGGCGGTGCTGATTCCGTGGCCGAACCGGTTGCGCGACGGCAAGTACCACTTCGGCGGCTCCGAATATCAGGTCCCCCTGACCGAGCCGTCGAAAAGCAATGCGATACACGGCTTTCTGCGTTGGCGGCCGTGGGTTGCCACCGCGCGGGCCGAGCACGAGGTCACCATGCGGACCACGGTGTACCCGCGGCCGGACTATCCGTTCCATCTCGACGTGGCCGTGCACTACGCACTATCCGAGGCGGGGCTCACGGTGACGACCACGGCGACGAATGCCGGAACGATCCCCGCACCGTACGGCTGTGGCCACCACCCGTACCTGTCGCCCGGTAGCGGGCCGATCGATGACGCGATCCTCCACCTCGACGCCGCCACCCGCATCCGTACCGACCCGTACCGCCAGCTACCGGCCGGGATCGAACCGGTCACGGACACACCGAAATTCGATTTCACGAGTCCCCGGCAGGTGGGTTCGACCGAGATCGATCACGCGTTCACCGACCTAGCGCGCGACGACGACGGCCGCGCCTGGGTCCGTTTACGCGGCACCGACAGCCAGGTCGCCGAACTGTGGGTCGACGAGAGCTACCCGCTGATCCAGTTGTTCACCGCCGACTCTCTCGGACACGCACACCGCCGCACCGGGCTCGCCGCGGAGCCGATGACCTGCCCGCCCAATGCTTTTCAGAGCGGCGACGGTCTGATCAAGCTGGCCGCAGGGGCATCGGTGACCACTCGGTGGGGCGCACGATTGAGTGCTGCGCCCTAG